The Methylomicrobium agile genome has a segment encoding these proteins:
- a CDS encoding M15 family metallopeptidase, which translates to MTQTHRLIPFLMGLLVLLPMSPLVNPADLPAGFDYADKHIPRLMTELKYFSSANFVGRPIDGYRANRAILTLPAIEALAEVQKELNAFGLGVKIYDAYRPQRSVDHFIRWSTDETATDTQPSYYPNVPKSELFALEYLARQSSHSRGSTVDLTLVDLGTGKELDMGSAFDLFDPVSWPAAAALASEQRAHRLLLSVVMRQHGFKPYPKEWWHFTLANEPFPATYFDFPVE; encoded by the coding sequence ATGACTCAAACACATCGCTTAATACCGTTCTTGATGGGGCTATTGGTCCTCTTGCCGATGAGCCCGCTCGTTAACCCGGCCGATTTGCCGGCTGGATTCGATTATGCCGACAAGCATATTCCGCGGTTGATGACCGAACTGAAATATTTTTCGAGCGCCAATTTCGTCGGCCGGCCCATCGACGGCTATCGCGCCAACCGCGCGATTCTGACTTTGCCGGCGATCGAGGCGCTGGCCGAAGTGCAAAAAGAACTGAATGCGTTCGGGCTCGGGGTCAAGATTTACGACGCCTACCGCCCCCAGCGCAGCGTGGACCATTTCATCCGCTGGAGTACGGACGAGACCGCGACCGATACCCAACCGAGCTACTATCCCAACGTGCCCAAAAGCGAGCTGTTCGCGCTGGAATATCTCGCGAGGCAATCCAGCCATTCGCGCGGCAGCACGGTGGACCTCACCCTTGTCGACCTCGGAACGGGCAAAGAACTGGACATGGGGTCCGCCTTCGATCTTTTCGATCCGGTTTCCTGGCCGGCTGCCGCCGCCCTGGCATCGGAACAACGGGCGCATCGTTTGCTGTTGTCCGTGGTGATGCGCCAGCACGGATTTAAACCCTACCCGAAAGAATGGTGGCACTTTACCCTCGCGAACGAGCCTTTTCCCGCGACCTATTTCGATTTTCCGGTTGAATAA
- a CDS encoding multiheme c-type cytochrome: protein MRYKMLDLLRVGLLFTLIGFSGIGVAGTDNPDFEQLKKNYYDSHPGKGSHGAYWAPIPIQKYWNPKDFYKPPKTVQGEFGRNDCISCHEAATPGAFHAWKNSVHGDLAAIRNLPDSDVRAYKKQKLAEVEANLAKQGLLKQGQRLDQVGCIDCHGGVGKETVNHAENLVMPDRAACGTCHVGEFAEAESEKNQEWPQKQWGKGHPSHAVDWEANVENTVWAAMPQREVAQGCDMCHYQQNKCDGCHTRHSFSAAEARQPEACSTCHNGVDHNEFENFMMSKHGTQYQTLGKAKWNFEVPLKDAIAKGGYTAPTCQLCHFEYQGDYSHNLVRKVRWAFNPTPAIADNLGHSWFEDRKTAWVDTCSLCHSASFAKAYLDAADKGTIQGLQVEQEAKKVVTQLYEDGLLVGQKTNRPAPPLPEKDAPAGFFQLFWAKGNNPSHIERIHADMWEHDVIKHYKGIFHANPGGFTYTEGWSNLMKDYSEIMDENTRLRESAAQAKIAKANVNSTATVPASESGGSGLGLTGLLLIALGLGVAYKIFGPFGKKSEADEASEEAK, encoded by the coding sequence ATGAGATACAAGATGCTTGATTTGCTGAGGGTAGGGCTGCTATTTACCCTGATCGGGTTCAGCGGCATCGGGGTTGCCGGCACGGACAACCCCGATTTTGAACAACTCAAGAAGAATTACTATGATTCACATCCGGGCAAGGGATCGCACGGCGCCTATTGGGCGCCGATCCCGATCCAGAAATACTGGAATCCCAAGGACTTCTATAAACCGCCCAAAACCGTGCAGGGCGAATTCGGCCGCAACGACTGCATTAGCTGCCATGAAGCGGCTACGCCGGGCGCGTTCCATGCCTGGAAAAATAGCGTGCACGGCGATCTGGCCGCGATCCGGAACCTGCCCGACAGCGATGTGCGCGCCTACAAGAAGCAAAAGCTGGCCGAGGTAGAGGCCAACCTTGCCAAGCAGGGCCTTTTAAAGCAAGGCCAGCGGCTCGACCAGGTCGGCTGTATCGATTGCCACGGCGGCGTCGGCAAGGAAACCGTCAATCATGCAGAGAATCTGGTGATGCCGGACCGTGCCGCCTGCGGCACCTGCCATGTGGGCGAGTTTGCCGAAGCGGAATCCGAAAAAAACCAGGAATGGCCGCAGAAGCAGTGGGGCAAGGGTCATCCTTCCCATGCGGTCGACTGGGAGGCGAACGTCGAGAACACGGTTTGGGCAGCCATGCCTCAGCGCGAGGTCGCGCAAGGCTGCGACATGTGCCATTACCAGCAAAACAAGTGCGACGGCTGCCATACCCGGCATTCCTTTTCCGCCGCCGAAGCCCGGCAGCCGGAAGCCTGCTCCACCTGCCACAACGGAGTGGACCACAACGAGTTCGAAAATTTCATGATGTCCAAGCACGGTACTCAGTACCAAACGTTGGGCAAAGCCAAGTGGAATTTCGAAGTGCCCTTGAAAGACGCGATCGCCAAGGGTGGCTATACCGCGCCGACCTGCCAACTCTGCCATTTCGAATACCAGGGCGACTATTCGCATAATCTGGTGCGCAAAGTGCGCTGGGCTTTCAACCCGACCCCGGCGATTGCCGACAACCTGGGCCATTCCTGGTTCGAAGACCGCAAGACAGCCTGGGTCGATACCTGCAGCCTGTGCCATTCGGCCAGCTTCGCGAAGGCGTATCTGGATGCGGCCGACAAGGGGACGATTCAAGGTCTGCAAGTCGAGCAGGAAGCCAAAAAAGTGGTCACCCAGCTCTACGAGGACGGCCTTCTGGTCGGCCAGAAAACCAACCGGCCTGCGCCGCCTCTGCCTGAAAAAGACGCTCCGGCCGGATTCTTCCAACTGTTCTGGGCGAAGGGCAACAATCCGAGCCACATTGAACGCATCCATGCCGATATGTGGGAGCATGACGTGATCAAGCACTACAAAGGCATCTTCCACGCCAATCCGGGCGGCTTCACTTACACCGAAGGCTGGTCGAATCTGATGAAGGACTATAGCGAGATCATGGACGAAAATACCCGTCTGCGCGAATCTGCCGCTCAAGCGAAAATTGCGAAAGCCAATGTGAACAGCACCGCCACTGTGCCTGCGAGCGAATCGGGCGGCAGCGGGCTGGGCCTGACGGGGCTGCTGCTGATCGCGTTGGGCCTGGGCGTAGCGTATAAAATCTTCGGTCCTTTCGGCAAAAAATCCGAAGCCGACGAAGCGAGCGAAGAAGCGAAGTGA